A portion of the Trichomycterus rosablanca isolate fTriRos1 chromosome 17, fTriRos1.hap1, whole genome shotgun sequence genome contains these proteins:
- the borcs8 gene encoding BLOC-1-related complex subunit 8 isoform X1 produces MDDQEMQLKVKRVSDKFTESMYVLANEPSIALFRLQEHVRRSLPELVQHKTDMQSWEEQSQGAIYTVEYACSAVKSMANSSLYFKNIDGLLKKAITMREQISSTQGRSDVKPAPNHSDPPAHDCSASS; encoded by the exons atggACGACCAGGAAATGCAGCTCAAAGTAAAAAGAG TGAGTGATAAATTTACAGAGAGCATGTATGTTCTGGCTAATGAACCGTCCATAGCTCTGTTTCGCCTTCAGGAGCATGTGAGAAGATCTCTGCCAGAGCTTGTACAACACAAG ACAGACATGCAGAGCTGGGAGGAACAGAGCCAGGGAGCTATTTACACTGTGGAGTATGCATGCAG tgcaGTGAAAAGCATGGCTAACAGTAGCCTCTATTTTAAGAACATTGACGGACTGTTAAAGAAAGCCATCACAATGAGAGAACAGATCAGCAGTACTCAAGGACGCAG TGATGTGAAACCTGCTCCCAATCACAGTGACCCTCCAGCACATGACTGCTCAGCATCATCATGA
- the borcs8 gene encoding BLOC-1-related complex subunit 8 isoform X2, whose translation MDDQEMQLKVKRVSDKFTESMYVLANEPSIALFRLQEHVRRSLPELVQHKTDMQSWEEQSQGAIYTVEYACSAVKSMANSSLYFKNIDGLLKKAITMREQISSTQGRSDPPAHDCSASS comes from the exons atggACGACCAGGAAATGCAGCTCAAAGTAAAAAGAG TGAGTGATAAATTTACAGAGAGCATGTATGTTCTGGCTAATGAACCGTCCATAGCTCTGTTTCGCCTTCAGGAGCATGTGAGAAGATCTCTGCCAGAGCTTGTACAACACAAG ACAGACATGCAGAGCTGGGAGGAACAGAGCCAGGGAGCTATTTACACTGTGGAGTATGCATGCAG tgcaGTGAAAAGCATGGCTAACAGTAGCCTCTATTTTAAGAACATTGACGGACTGTTAAAGAAAGCCATCACAATGAGAGAACAGATCAGCAGTACTCAAGGACGCAG TGACCCTCCAGCACATGACTGCTCAGCATCATCATGA
- the tmem221 gene encoding transmembrane protein 221, whose translation MSYSQKTLLVLALLGILSAVMSLMSGSLIFQLHSGVKESESPVSDEIFVVLKPISAVLSALSLTMTSSSTVICLLHAYFSAELWRDHTQRVEWFLSDSRSIRHAAIGLFCGGISIYLCALSVYVLLAFEIETGITSACLLFSGAVVLVIIIVYSLIRAMRTTKHFSNQHADMMYQNDSESNTGICTVASDLNCREKARKQEGEGCQFCYTHSPNPRQQHLPSGVSHNYFSNREANAEKGYMHRTLSAESGLYQGRTKPWNGIDREMRTVMTHKTKDSTLV comes from the exons ATGAGTTACAGTCAGAAAACGCTGCTGGTTCTGGCGCTGCTGGGGATTTTATCCGCTGTTATGTCGCTCATGTCGGGGAGTTTGATTTTCCAGCTGCACTCTGGGGTTAAAGAATCTGAATCGCCGGTATCAGATGAAATTTTTGTGGTGTTAAAGCCTATCTCGGCTGTGCTGTCTGCTTTGTCCCTGACAATGACCTCCAGCTCGACTGTAATCTGTCTGCTGCATGCCTACTTCTCCGCCGAGCTGTGGCGAGATCACACGCAGAG AGTTGAATGGTTCCTATCAGACAGCAGGTCTATACGGCATGCTGCGATTGGCTTGTTTTGCGGTGGAATTTCTATTTACCTGTGCG CGCTGTCCGTCTACGTGCTGTTGGCGTTCGAGATAGAGACAGGAATAACCAGCGCTTGTCTGCTCTTCTCTGGTGCTGTGGTGTTGGTAATTATAATCGTATACTCGCTTATTCGGGCCATGCGCACAACCAAACATTTCAGCAACCAGCACGCAGACATGATGTACCAGAATGATTCCGAGAGCAACACTGGCATCTGTACGGTGGCATCAGATCTCAACTGTAGAGAAAAGGCCAGGAAACAAGAGGGTGAAGGCTGCCAGTTCTGCTACACTCACTCTCCTAATCCCAGACAGCAACACCTGCCCTCTGGTGTATCACATAATTACTTCAGTAACAGAGAGGCCAATGCTGAGAAAGGATACATGCACAGGACCCTGTCTGCTGAATCTGGCCTCTACCAGGGACGTACGAAGCCCTGGAATGGCATTGACCGTGAGATGAGAACTGTGATGACTCACAAAACCAAAGACTCCACGTTAGTGTGA